The sequence CTGGCGATCGCCCCGCTATTGTGGCCCGTGCTTCTTCCCGATCTTCTGCCTAAGCCCCTGGTTCTCGCTATGAACGCCCGCGAACTGCTCGATGCCTATGCCCGTGGCGATATGGATTTTAAGGGTAAAACTTTGGTAGGAATTGACCTAGCCGGGGCAGATCTGATTGGGGCCAACATGGTGCAGGTCGATCTAGAAAACGCCAACCTGATGCTGGCCTTTTTGACCCGAGTACGGTTTCGCCAAGCCAATTTGTCGCGGGCGCGGCTGGGAGGGGCCAACCTTAACCAGGCCGACCTGTCGGCGGCGATGCTGTGCGATGCCGACCTGCACGGTGCTAGCTTGCAGGGGGCCGACCTGCGCAGCGCTAATATGACCCTGGCCGACCTGCTCGACGCCAACCTCACCGGAGCCGACCTGCGCAACGCCGATCTCAGCGGGGCCAACCTCACCGGAGCCTGCCTGCGGGGAGCCAACCTGCGCCAGGAAAACCGCAAATACTCGACCATCCTGCGGGGGGCCAAGCTGCATCGGGCTGACCTACGGGGCACCAACTTATCGGGCGCTGACCTGGCCTACGTCGATCTCAGTGGGGCCAACCTCAGCGAAGCAGTGCTGCGCGATGCCAACCTCAAGGGGGCAAACCTAAAAGGAGCACTGCTGCGCAACGCCAATCTCAGCGACGTCGACCTCAGCAACAGTTGCCTAGAGTCTGCCGATCTTACCCACTGCCGCTTTCCCCGCAGCAACCTCAGCCAGGCCAACCTCAATGGCGTCAGCGCCAAGGGGGCTGACTTTACCGGAGCCGTCATGGCCCAGGCCCAACTGGATGACTGTCTTCTGGCCGATGCTCGCTTTAGTCGGGCCGACCTGGCTCGCGTCACCTTCCGTCGGTCTATTCTCACCAAAGCCCTTCTGGTAGAAGCCTAC is a genomic window of Nodosilinea sp. E11 containing:
- a CDS encoding pentapeptide repeat-containing protein codes for the protein MNARELLDAYARGDMDFKGKTLVGIDLAGADLIGANMVQVDLENANLMLAFLTRVRFRQANLSRARLGGANLNQADLSAAMLCDADLHGASLQGADLRSANMTLADLLDANLTGADLRNADLSGANLTGACLRGANLRQENRKYSTILRGAKLHRADLRGTNLSGADLAYVDLSGANLSEAVLRDANLKGANLKGALLRNANLSDVDLSNSCLESADLTHCRFPRSNLSQANLNGVSAKGADFTGAVMAQAQLDDCLLADARFSRADLARVTFRRSILTKALLVEAYLGRADLTDADLTEAILDRAEISSTTLVNVTLTGATMPDGSIYG